In the genome of Rhodamnia argentea isolate NSW1041297 chromosome 3, ASM2092103v1, whole genome shotgun sequence, one region contains:
- the LOC115725887 gene encoding cytochrome b561 domain-containing protein At4g18260, whose product MQLYSKMLAILAVPACQAFLLPLAAHQPGEANQIQGHKNARQNLHKMNAKINKDIAMHGLLLWSSMGFLMPLGILVIRLSIREENRARAKAFFYIHVILQVLSLLLATSGAILSIKTFENSFDNHHQRIGLILYVAIWVQALTGLLRPRRGTKRRSTWYFSHWILGTAVSLLGIINIYTGIMAFHDKTSRATWVWNILFTAQVSLIAFLYLFVDKWDYMRRQGVASGGDPTTPSPNNLTNTQVESGKELVLVPCSKHNALKNLFD is encoded by the exons atgcagCTTTACTCTAAGATGCTGGCAATCTTAGCAGTTCCCGCATGTCaagcttttcttcttcccttagCCGCTCATCAACCCGGCGAGGCGAACCAGATTCAAGGCCACAAGAACGCTCGCCAAAATCTTCACAAG ATGAATGCGAAGATAAACAAGGACATAGCAATGCACGGGCTTCTACTTTGGTCATCGATGGGTTTCTTAATGCCTCTCGGAATACTCGTAATCCGATTGTCCATTAGAGAGGAAAACCGCGCCCGGGCCAAAGCGTTCTTCTACATTCATGTCATCTTGCAG GTCCTCTCACTACTCCTTGCCACATCTGGAGCAATACTATCAATCAAAACCTTCGAAAATTCATTCGACAACCATCATCAGAGAATAGGCCTCATTCTCTATGTAGCCATTTGGGTACAAGCCTTGACTGGACTCCTGAGACCCCGTAG GGGGACCAAAAGGAGAAGCACTTGGTACTTCTCGCATTGGATTCTCGGAACGGCCGTTTCGCTTCTGGGGATCATCAACATCTACACAGGTATAATGGCCTTTCATGACAAGACATCAAGAGCCACGTGGGtgtggaacatcctcttcaccGCCCAAGTCTCCCTAATCGCCTTCTTGTATCTCTTCGTCGACAAATGGGACTACATGAGGAGACAAGGCGTCGCCTCGGGCGGCGACCCAACCACGCCCTCGCCTAACAATTTGACGAACACCCAAGTCGAGAGCGGGAAGGAGTTGGTGCTCGTGCCATGTTCGAAACATAACGCTCTCAAGAACCTGTTTGATTAG